Proteins from a single region of Psychrobacter cryohalolentis K5:
- a CDS encoding MATE family efflux transporter — protein MVFPLSFVDFKSYSLRLGILALPILITQFCQAALGVVDAIMAGQVSALDLAAVAVGSGIWLPLFLLATGILIATTPLIGEAIGQNQLDKVPHITQQSLWTAGVIGILGFIIVNLAPNVLALMGVPENIQPIATQYLHGVSFGFPAIAVYAVLRSYCEALGRPEPVTVISIIGLLADIPLNYIFIHGLFGMPEMGGAGCGVATAIVLWINVLLLAAYTSFTKRQQFASTRFFYAFASPNRAQIKKLLKLGIPIGVSIFFEASLFSLGALVISPLGELATASHQVALSVTSQLFMIPISVAMALTIMVSNRFGEKNLMALRQVQATGLIWTVLIAFACMIGVWLFRPQLAAAFTDNPVVRAQAMHLLIFALAYQLFDGWQVNVAGILRGMQDTTIPMWVTLFCYWIVALPLGIYLVRFTDIGAQGFWMALITGLFLSSILLTIRLRYQQKRLLAMWG, from the coding sequence ATGGTTTTCCCGTTGTCTTTTGTAGATTTTAAAAGTTACAGTTTACGCTTAGGTATACTCGCGCTGCCCATCTTAATCACCCAGTTTTGTCAAGCAGCGCTTGGTGTTGTCGATGCCATTATGGCAGGTCAAGTTTCGGCACTTGATTTGGCTGCTGTCGCTGTCGGCTCAGGTATTTGGCTACCATTATTTTTATTAGCAACAGGTATTTTGATTGCGACTACGCCTCTGATCGGTGAAGCCATTGGTCAAAACCAACTCGATAAAGTACCACATATCACGCAGCAGTCATTATGGACGGCTGGTGTCATTGGTATCCTTGGTTTTATCATTGTTAACCTAGCACCCAATGTGCTTGCCCTCATGGGTGTTCCTGAAAATATACAACCGATAGCAACTCAGTATTTGCATGGCGTATCATTTGGCTTCCCTGCAATTGCCGTTTATGCGGTGCTGCGTAGTTACTGTGAAGCGCTTGGTCGACCAGAGCCTGTGACAGTTATTAGTATCATAGGGCTGCTTGCAGATATCCCGCTTAACTATATTTTTATCCATGGCTTATTTGGCATGCCTGAGATGGGTGGCGCTGGTTGCGGGGTAGCAACTGCTATCGTTTTGTGGATTAACGTCTTATTATTAGCCGCTTATACCAGCTTTACTAAGCGTCAGCAATTTGCCAGTACGCGCTTTTTTTATGCCTTTGCCAGCCCAAATCGGGCACAGATAAAAAAACTTCTCAAGCTTGGTATTCCGATTGGCGTCTCTATCTTTTTTGAAGCCAGTCTATTTAGCTTAGGCGCACTGGTGATTAGTCCATTGGGTGAGCTGGCAACCGCATCGCACCAAGTCGCCTTATCAGTGACCTCGCAGTTGTTTATGATCCCAATTTCGGTCGCGATGGCACTGACCATTATGGTATCCAACCGCTTTGGTGAAAAAAACCTAATGGCACTGCGTCAAGTACAAGCAACCGGTCTTATATGGACGGTACTTATTGCATTTGCCTGTATGATTGGTGTTTGGCTATTTAGACCACAATTGGCAGCGGCATTCACTGACAATCCTGTCGTACGAGCTCAAGCCATGCATTTGCTCATCTTTGCGCTTGCTTATCAGCTATTTGATGGCTGGCAAGTTAATGTCGCGGGTATATTACGGGGCATGCAAGATACTACAATACCGATGTGGGTTACCCTATTTTGCTACTGGATAGTGGCACTACCGCTTGGTATTTATCTAGTACGCTTTACTGATATTGGGGCGCAAGGTTTTTGGATGGCTTTAATTACAGGGTTATTTTTATCGTCTATTTTACTTACCATACGTTTGCGATACCAACAAAAGAGATTGCTGGCAATGTGGGGATAA
- a CDS encoding EVE domain-containing protein has protein sequence MAYWLIKSNPSCFSIKDLEGAGTEMWDGVRNYRARNFMRDDMQVGDKAFFYHSSAKPSGVAGIVTISQAGYPDITQFHPEHRHYDPKATAENPRWYMVDLTFNQAFNNILPLSELKFLPTLENSLLLRKGCEQLTIIPLEPKHWYAIMDIAGNLNLLSEDTDSIE, from the coding sequence ATGGCATATTGGCTTATAAAATCTAATCCAAGCTGTTTTAGTATAAAAGACTTAGAAGGTGCAGGAACAGAGATGTGGGATGGCGTGCGTAACTACCGAGCCCGCAATTTTATGCGTGATGATATGCAAGTAGGTGACAAGGCGTTTTTTTACCACTCTAGTGCTAAACCCTCTGGCGTTGCTGGTATCGTGACTATTAGTCAAGCTGGCTATCCTGATATTACTCAATTTCATCCTGAACACCGGCATTACGACCCGAAAGCCACCGCAGAGAATCCGCGATGGTATATGGTTGATTTGACTTTCAATCAAGCTTTTAACAATATATTACCACTGTCAGAGCTAAAGTTTCTGCCCACGCTCGAGAACTCATTATTACTGAGAAAAGGCTGTGAACAATTGACCATCATACCGCTTGAGCCTAAACACTGGTATGCAATCATGGATATTGCAGGAAATCTTAATTTACTGTCAGAAGATACCGACTCTATTGAATGA
- the accB gene encoding acetyl-CoA carboxylase biotin carboxyl carrier protein — protein MDIEKIRTLIALMEESELVNLEISSDDEHISLTRHYDAPAPTMMAAPTAGAATPHTTESQPAMKAGSVETSPMVGVYYSAPSPNDPPFIKVGQKVQAGDTLGIIEAMKIMNPLEATQSGVIDEILVTNSEVVQFGQPIVRYKA, from the coding sequence ATGGATATTGAAAAAATACGCACCCTCATTGCACTCATGGAAGAAAGCGAACTGGTTAATTTGGAAATCAGCTCAGATGACGAGCATATCAGTTTGACTCGTCACTATGATGCACCGGCGCCAACGATGATGGCTGCACCTACTGCTGGTGCTGCTACACCTCATACTACTGAATCGCAGCCTGCGATGAAAGCAGGTAGTGTTGAGACGTCACCTATGGTTGGCGTTTATTACTCAGCCCCTAGTCCTAATGATCCACCATTTATAAAGGTTGGACAAAAAGTGCAAGCTGGTGATACGCTCGGCATCATTGAAGCGATGAAAATTATGAATCCTCTTGAGGCGACTCAAAGTGGTGTTATTGATGAGATCTTGGTCACTAATTCTGAAGTGGTACAGTTTGGTCAGCCTATCGTACGCTATAAAGCGTAA
- the accC gene encoding acetyl-CoA carboxylase biotin carboxylase subunit, which translates to MIKKLLIANRGEIALRIVRACKALGIQTVGVYSTADANLMHLRFVDEAICIGKPNANQSYLNINTILTAAEITGADAIHPGYGFLAENAEFAERIEEAGLTFVGPTADHIRLMGNKVSAINAMKKAGVPTVPGSVGAVTLHNAEEQARNIGFPLLIKAAAGGGGRGMRVVERFEEIIGQVQAAKQEAELWFGDDTVYMERYLQNPRHVEIQVLGDGNGNAIHLYDRDCSLQRRHQKVLEEAPAPDIPDDVRQPILDACVKACKLVKYRGAGTFEFLFENNEYFFIEMNTRVQVEHTITEMITGIDVVVEQLKIAAGYGLSYRQSEIEIQGHAIECRINAEDPVTFMPSPGTVTQLYSPSGAGIRFDSHLYPGYEIPSYYDSLIGKLICHGQTRQQAISKTLQALDELVIEGIKTNIPMHRDVILSDDNFVHEAQNIHYLERELLTANKEKSNL; encoded by the coding sequence ATGATAAAAAAACTGCTCATCGCCAATAGAGGTGAGATTGCTCTACGTATCGTTCGCGCTTGTAAAGCCCTTGGTATTCAAACCGTTGGAGTTTACTCTACGGCTGATGCCAATTTGATGCACTTACGCTTTGTTGATGAAGCCATTTGTATCGGCAAGCCTAATGCCAATCAAAGCTATCTAAATATCAATACTATCTTGACTGCTGCTGAGATTACTGGCGCTGATGCCATTCACCCCGGTTATGGTTTTTTGGCTGAAAATGCTGAATTTGCTGAACGTATTGAAGAAGCTGGATTAACCTTTGTAGGCCCTACTGCAGATCATATTCGTCTGATGGGAAACAAGGTTTCCGCGATCAATGCCATGAAAAAAGCGGGTGTGCCGACAGTACCTGGTTCAGTAGGTGCTGTGACGCTACACAATGCTGAAGAGCAAGCACGCAATATCGGTTTTCCCTTGTTGATTAAAGCGGCAGCGGGTGGCGGTGGTCGTGGTATGCGTGTGGTTGAGCGCTTTGAAGAAATTATCGGTCAAGTGCAAGCGGCTAAGCAAGAAGCTGAGCTATGGTTTGGTGATGACACGGTTTATATGGAACGTTATCTCCAAAACCCGCGACATGTAGAGATACAAGTACTTGGCGATGGTAATGGTAATGCCATTCATTTATATGACAGAGATTGCTCATTGCAGCGTCGTCATCAAAAAGTTTTAGAAGAAGCCCCTGCCCCTGATATTCCTGATGATGTACGTCAGCCTATCTTAGATGCTTGTGTAAAAGCTTGTAAGCTGGTCAAATACCGCGGTGCTGGTACTTTTGAGTTTTTATTTGAAAATAATGAATATTTCTTTATTGAGATGAACACTCGCGTACAAGTTGAGCATACTATTACTGAGATGATTACAGGCATTGATGTGGTCGTTGAACAGTTAAAAATCGCAGCAGGCTACGGTCTATCGTATCGCCAAAGTGAGATTGAAATTCAAGGTCATGCGATTGAATGTCGCATCAATGCTGAAGATCCAGTGACCTTTATGCCATCACCTGGTACGGTTACTCAGCTGTATTCACCTAGTGGGGCTGGTATCCGCTTTGACTCACATCTATATCCTGGCTATGAGATTCCAAGTTACTATGACTCTTTGATTGGTAAGCTTATCTGTCATGGTCAAACCCGTCAGCAAGCGATTTCGAAAACGCTACAGGCACTTGATGAGTTGGTTATCGAAG